The genomic segment tgggaatcccaaccatgacgcCCCCTTACGCGGTGCGGGATATAACCGTTATACGGCCTTGCTCCCTTAGAGTAGTAAAAATTaaggactgacgtcagtaaaccatagaaggttAGATAAATAACAGTGGCTGGTAAATGTTATACATGTTGATGAAGTATGTATGCAAGtcatgtgtttcgaaatttatgcatgttgttttattgtgctcgatattcccccacttgctgagtattcccaaatacttactccccttacaacccttccaAGATAAACCCGAGGAAGAGGAATcagaccagttttggggctggtgaacaatcaagatttgatattaagtttaaagtttattaTGTTATTCAGTTTTACGTTTTCGCATTAAACTCTGTCGTTTTTGAGATTTCggtattgtaaagacaatgatTATTTCATTTGAgcttatgatatataaactggtttcggtttacacTGTGCtacaaaggcttgttgtttcgattgtgtgattgttaaacaacgtcggtgtcaatcccgagtctCGGGGCGTGATATTTTCGAACTAACGTAATAGCTAATAAACCGCGTTAGTCAGATAAACAACACTAGACAAACAATATGTGACAAACTCGTCTAAAATAATGTTGATAGGGAGAACTCTTGCTTATTAACTAAACGTAGGCCGCCTCCACCAATTCAGGTAATGAAACTCCATTTTCGAAGAAATTTCGTACAGATCCCGTCAGAATTAAGGGGATCCAATCGTTAAAAGTTATCTTTTATTTTACTATTATATATGTCCGAATATAGATTATtacatcaaatttaaattgaCTCCAAATCAGCGGCATACTAGAAATTATGACGATTACAATTTATACAAATAATTAGTAAatagttttgattaaaaattacTGAAAATATTCGGAGATCAAGTAAGAgggattattttattttatttttttaatcgaTATCATGATAAGTGTGTTCTTCGTTAATATATTAGTAAAAATGGTCCGTATCATTAATATTTCACTTATATTAATTAACCTCATGAGTCCTAAATTTAATTGgataaatttgaatttataatgtcgATGAAATATTTAGCACAACATTTCTATAATACAGTCTCGCATATCAAGTTTGTGAAGCAAATCTCTTATTAAACTTGACTCATGATAAAATATAGTTTATACGTAAaaattattagattttattttaaacatgtattgAATCGACTCGTCtatgtatataatattttgtttttagATTAGTTATTGTACTGAGACGTGACTTTCTTACAGATTGTCAAAATGATTAGATGATGTGAAACATTTCAATCAACtactaatttcgaggacaaaattaccCCCAATAATTATGGAAGTTGGCGACAAAAAGTGAGCATGCATAATTTTTCTTCTCTCTGGAAATGTGCGTGGATCAGATTATAAGCACGTAGTTAAGGAAATTGACTTGACAagttttaattataaaatgtatatatattttaataaaaaaaattacgtataaattttatatgtaTGTTTAGCATCCGCTCCTGTTATGATTGtataaatttacaaaaaaaattactaaACTTCAAAAAATTTGAGAAAGTTAAAGTCATATATTTAAAGTTGATCTTAATTAGTGCTTAATTTATTACTCTTAAATCTATATTACTTAGAATTCTTGAAATTTCACAAATAATTAATGCAACCCCAAAAAGGAAATGATTAtagtataaatatatatttttggaagaaatgtaattatttttttgacattttataataaacaatatttaataATCAGAGACTAATATTATAATATCACGACTGAGCTAATCCAAAACGGAATTGATGATATCCGAGAGATAATTGCAGAAACCCTAGAGAGGAAGGAAGCTGGGAGACTTTCCAAGCATCACATCATCATTTTCCGACCTATAAATTGAGGTCTTTCCTTGTGACATTTTGATCCACAacaaaaaaaactttttcatCTGTTTCCAGATTTATCTGTCTGCACCAAGGGATCAAAGAAATCGATCGAATATTAATTAAACTAGCCCGCTAGAAGATGGGAAGAGCTCCATGTTGTGACAAAGCTAATGTGAAGAAAGGACCATGGTCTCCTGAAGAAGATGCCACACTCAAAGCTTATATCGAGAAGCATGGGACTGGTGGAAATTGGATTGCTCTTCCTCAGAAAATCGGTATGCCTaaatttacacacacacacacacatttataTAACATTCATTATATTAACCACactatatatgcatgaattggTGTTGTTTTTGGATTTTGATTTGAGGGATTTTCTTATTAAATCCAAATACTTGCgcttaaatttgattttttgacATGAAACTATAAAGTAGATGCTGTTGAAGCAAAATTGTAGCTTTAATTTAAGTGAACATAGCAAGGGTTGGATATCTGGATAACCGGATATGATTTGATATCGATTTTCCAAGTTCATATAAATTGATGTGAATTATATATTACTATAGGGATTAAGAGATGTGGGAAGAGCTGCAGACTAAGATGGCTGAATTATTTGAGGCCGAATATTAAGCATGGTGGATTTACTGAAGAAGAAGATAATATCATCTGTAGCCTATATATAAGCATAGGCAGCAGGTAAATTTTTTCCACTCAACTATTTACCTCAAAATACACCAACAAAGAATATAGAAATCCTCGAAAAACACATGCAACGGCTTCAGCCAGAGCTACTTGTCTTTTTGCCCTTGTCTATGATACTCTTTGTCTGAAAATTCGAAAAAGCACATATTCATGGTTATAAATCATATGATTTTTCTGGAGGGATTTGgcaatttctttttcatttcACTTGTTATTGATGAAAATATTCAAAACCAGATTACATGTTAGGGTTTCTTGATTCTAaatatcttttctttttttgggTTTTCAAAGGTGGTCAATCATTGCAGCACAGCTTCCTGGAAGGACAGACAATGACATCAAGAACTACTGGAACACGAGATTGAAGAAAAAATTGCTGGGAAGGCGTAAAAACTCCGCCGCGAGTCAACGTTCGAAAGATCACACAAATAGCGGAGGAGAGAGCACCTATTCTGTAGAAAACCTAAGCAATTCAACCCTGGAAAGGCTTCAGCTTCATATCCAGCTTCAAAGCCTTCAAAATCCGTTCTCTTTTTGCAATAACCCATCACTTTGGCCTAAATCGAATCACCCGCAGCAAAAGATGATCCAAACCCTTCATTCTCTggatgaaaataaaaacatcGTCAACCCTCAATCCGTTGCTGCCACTGGTCTTGATCACAATTATCGCAGTGTAATCAGCAACTTAAAGACTGCAGATGAAGCACTTTTAAACAATACTACTTTCAATATCACAGAGAGCAATTTTCAAGACTCGAATCAGATAATGGGGCAAATGGACAGTACAGGAATTTATCGGTCGGGCGGTTCAGGTttcactcaaggagaaatggaTGAATTGCTGAATATCAAAGCTTCCAATTTTATTGCAACAGACCAGAGTGCTCaggtttctgaatttgattgtttCAAACAAATGGATGTATCGAAGGAGAATCTTGCTTGGTGGGGCAACGAATTTGAGGCAAATTCAGCGTCTTCAAACTCGTGGGATTCGAATATGCTTAATCAATCTGGAGAAATAATGTATCAAGAATATGGATTAGGATACAGTATGCAGTGAGAAAATCGAAAGATGTGTAGGATATCGATGAGTTCTATTTGTTTTTTTCATAAAAGAGGGGAAAAGTGGAAAGATGGTGATTGAAATGTTTTGTAAATTGTGTGAATAAAGTTATGTTCTTTGCCTATTTTGCCAAGAAAGTATCGTTCATGACATGACTTCAATTGGTTTTACCTACTTTACTAGAATATGTATTAATAATagataaaattgtaattttagtCAAGTTCATATGCTTTTTGTTTTGATTCTTTATAACTTAATTCATATTttatgaataattattttaagattatATTTTAGTGACtatatattttgagttttgattttttaattaacCAAATTTTGGAATTAATATTTCTTTATTAGAGTACTGACATAACactatgttaaaatatttttttattatctttaagttttggtgattgaaAAAATAAACAATATCAAACTGTTTCAAGATCCATCCACtcattttattgtaaaacaAGTTTTTCAGACTGCTTGATCATTTCATCCCTTTTCAGGAGTTAGAGTAATCGCTGGACTTTATTACTCCAGCTGCAAAATATCATCTGATAAGTAATCGGTCCAAACTATTGAATGCAGTGCACGAGTTCAAATAGTAGTTTTACAACCGCACTGCAGAAATTAAAGGTCGGTATTGAGAATTCCATAAAGGAAGGTGTATTTCAAGCCGTTCAGTTGAAAGCTCTATATAGAAAGATTAGAGAATATCCTACCAACTTCTGAAATGACAGGAAACCACTTTATTCGGATATGGTGTGTCAGCTTTATCAAAAGCATGGACTTAAATTCAAAAGAGCATTTATGAGCATTTAATGATAAGTACGGAGTATGTCCATATTGTAGGGAAATGGTACATATTATCGTTGAAAAAAAGTTTCGACTTTTGAAGCACTCTACTATAAATATGCAGTACATCTCGAAGAAGAAGATTACTCGAAACCATTTAAAATGGCTGAAATTTCAAGAAAACAAGAGTCtgcatatttttaaaattttggagcACACTTGAGAGTTCTTCTTTCTGTTTGCTCAACCAAATCACACGAGTACCAGAATATATCAGACCTACAAGGATCAATTTGTGCTACTTC from the Primulina tabacum isolate GXHZ01 chromosome 16, ASM2559414v2, whole genome shotgun sequence genome contains:
- the LOC142529270 gene encoding transcription factor MYB36-like, translated to MGRAPCCDKANVKKGPWSPEEDATLKAYIEKHGTGGNWIALPQKIGIKRCGKSCRLRWLNYLRPNIKHGGFTEEEDNIICSLYISIGSRWSIIAAQLPGRTDNDIKNYWNTRLKKKLLGRRKNSAASQRSKDHTNSGGESTYSVENLSNSTLERLQLHIQLQSLQNPFSFCNNPSLWPKSNHPQQKMIQTLHSLDENKNIVNPQSVAATGLDHNYRSVISNLKTADEALLNNTTFNITESNFQDSNQIMGQMDSTGIYRSGGSGFTQGEMDELLNIKASNFIATDQSAQVSEFDCFKQMDVSKENLAWWGNEFEANSASSNSWDSNMLNQSGEIMYQEYGLGYSMQ